One genomic window of Corallococcus exiguus includes the following:
- a CDS encoding SMI1/KNR4 family protein: MTTAPRPKSVPPEATFDASTKLWRCGGPNDARERLWIHPSGLLLLDATRKDGKLDGEIKWSLGIHEMSEHAPRLAMQEALGLPSGPNNTMIATFADGALVEVRFRPGFDFPDELRIELRDGVIDGALEWVVGPVDGALFEYAGTKLLHKIFKVPKPWPHRLTAVFAKGKLKSTTFFAKDGTPLDVSKPTLTEWGESTEASTLAGYIERGDFAADAARFFPKAPRVSKPGSKKVRAVPAGRALDEVVTGGGVPSMTLAFDFDSYGFDCKKEDLAGANDDKYVGIASDGSGEMFLLDVTTGAVVRYAHEEGSVSPAFDSLDQLAFALLRVEAAAKKLIPKAKVSALFKRLDLKVAAALLKEY; the protein is encoded by the coding sequence ATGACGACCGCCCCGCGCCCCAAGAGCGTTCCTCCTGAAGCCACCTTCGATGCCTCCACCAAACTCTGGCGATGCGGAGGTCCCAACGACGCGCGCGAGCGCCTGTGGATCCATCCGTCGGGCCTCCTGCTGCTCGACGCCACGCGCAAGGACGGCAAGCTGGATGGAGAGATCAAATGGTCGCTCGGCATCCACGAGATGTCGGAGCACGCACCGCGCCTGGCCATGCAGGAGGCGCTTGGGCTGCCGAGCGGGCCGAACAATACGATGATCGCGACGTTCGCGGACGGCGCGCTGGTCGAGGTGCGCTTCCGCCCCGGCTTCGACTTCCCGGACGAGCTGCGGATTGAACTGCGTGATGGCGTCATCGACGGCGCCCTCGAGTGGGTCGTCGGCCCGGTCGATGGCGCCCTGTTCGAGTACGCCGGCACGAAGCTCCTGCACAAGATCTTCAAGGTCCCGAAGCCCTGGCCTCATCGCCTGACGGCGGTGTTCGCCAAGGGCAAGCTGAAGAGCACGACGTTCTTCGCCAAGGACGGCACGCCGCTCGACGTGAGCAAGCCCACGCTCACCGAGTGGGGGGAGAGCACCGAGGCGAGCACCCTGGCCGGCTACATCGAGCGCGGTGACTTCGCGGCCGACGCGGCGCGCTTCTTCCCGAAGGCGCCCCGCGTGTCGAAGCCCGGCAGCAAGAAGGTTCGTGCCGTTCCCGCGGGTCGCGCGCTGGACGAAGTGGTGACGGGCGGTGGCGTGCCGTCGATGACCCTCGCCTTCGACTTCGACAGCTACGGCTTCGACTGCAAGAAGGAGGACCTGGCCGGTGCGAACGACGACAAGTACGTCGGCATCGCGAGCGACGGCTCCGGCGAGATGTTCCTCCTCGACGTCACGACGGGAGCGGTCGTCCGCTACGCGCACGAGGAGGGCTCTGTCTCGCCGGCCTTCGACTCACTCGATCAGCTCGCCTTCGCGCTCCTCCGCGTAGAGGCGGCCGCGAAGAAGCTGATCCCGAAGGCGAAGGTCTCGGCGTTGTTCAAGCGGCTGGACCTCAAGGTGGCCGCCGCGCTCCTGAAGGAGTACTGA
- a CDS encoding serine/threonine protein kinase, with product MNDVQRFGPYRVLRDIGEGGMGRVSLAEREGWEEPVVLKRIHSEHAADVRFRRRLLREAEVAAGLDHLNVVRVLETGVIDDQVYLSMEYVAGSSLAHVHAASRPELLPLGPILDAIAQACDGLAYVHQFVNPESGKWMELIHRDVSLDNLLLSYTGTVKIADFGIVKTSEGTQTTSGVVMGKLAYMSPEQIRDDVLDARADLYSLGICLYELLAGRRPFPIQRGRALMESVLYDAPPPLMPQRPGIPASLVSLVEALLAKDRKGRPTEAAAVAKELRAELARLGESPLFPSRLMEPPTGVPAKPRRLRPALPEPPAPAPTEVMKPEVPPTLPLEPAPPLRSEAPTQALRPQRPVSRPPEPAPVKEQAPLPEPVKRFRPSEPPPPSSQASWLKWVAVSVAGSLLAAAAWWWS from the coding sequence ATGAACGACGTCCAGCGATTCGGGCCGTACCGCGTCCTGCGGGACATTGGTGAAGGCGGCATGGGGCGCGTCTCGCTCGCGGAACGCGAGGGCTGGGAAGAGCCGGTCGTCCTCAAGCGCATCCACTCCGAGCACGCCGCCGACGTCCGCTTCCGCCGCCGCCTGCTGCGTGAGGCGGAGGTCGCCGCCGGACTGGACCACCTCAACGTGGTGCGGGTGCTGGAGACGGGCGTCATCGACGACCAGGTCTACCTGTCCATGGAGTACGTCGCGGGCTCCAGCCTCGCGCACGTCCACGCGGCGAGCCGGCCAGAGCTGCTGCCGCTGGGCCCCATCCTGGATGCCATCGCGCAGGCGTGTGACGGGCTCGCGTATGTGCACCAGTTCGTCAACCCGGAGTCGGGCAAGTGGATGGAGCTCATCCACCGCGACGTGTCCCTGGACAACCTGCTGTTGTCCTACACCGGCACGGTGAAGATTGCCGACTTCGGCATCGTGAAGACGTCCGAAGGCACGCAGACGACGTCCGGCGTGGTGATGGGGAAATTGGCATACATGTCCCCGGAGCAGATCCGCGACGACGTCCTGGACGCGCGCGCGGACCTGTACTCGCTGGGCATCTGTCTTTACGAACTGCTCGCCGGACGTCGGCCGTTCCCCATCCAGCGCGGCCGCGCACTGATGGAGTCGGTGCTGTATGACGCTCCGCCACCGCTCATGCCGCAGCGCCCGGGGATTCCCGCGTCGCTGGTGTCGCTGGTGGAAGCCCTGCTCGCCAAGGACCGCAAGGGCAGGCCCACGGAGGCCGCCGCCGTGGCGAAGGAGCTCCGCGCGGAGCTGGCCCGGCTGGGCGAGTCCCCGCTCTTTCCGTCCCGGCTGATGGAGCCGCCCACCGGCGTCCCGGCCAAGCCCCGGAGGCTCCGTCCGGCCCTGCCGGAACCGCCCGCCCCCGCGCCCACGGAGGTGATGAAGCCGGAGGTGCCGCCCACCCTGCCCCTGGAGCCCGCGCCTCCTCTGCGCTCGGAGGCGCCGACCCAGGCGTTGAGGCCCCAGCGTCCCGTGTCCCGGCCACCGGAGCCCGCTCCCGTGAAGGAGCAGGCTCCGCTCCCAGAGCCAGTGAAGCGGTTCCGGCCTTCCGAGCCGCCGCCACCGTCCTCACAGGCATCGTGGCTCAAGTGGGTGGCCGTGTCCGTGGCGGGAAGCCTGCTTGCCGCGGCGGCCTGGTGGTGGAGCTGA
- a CDS encoding serine/threonine-protein kinase, whose protein sequence is MKTSRPTEDTGSQAPNTGHPTGDSSAPERPLHATRVGRYVLLARLGKGGMGEVFEAFDPELRRTVAIKLLHERRLPDEEEDARALRLVREAQAMARLSHPNVLTVHDVGTHEGRVFIAMARVEGGTLRQWLREGPHPQRQVLSVCRAMGQGLAAAHAAGLVHRDFKPDNVLLGRDGGVWVTDFGIASDAGVGTEAGPAVPPAALLEGPLDTRLTATGALVGTPAYMAPEQYAGRGPDARADQFSYCVSVYEALTGQRPFEEGTLRRMAVTLLDSQRAPQGAVVPRVELEPPAHPSVPGWVHRVLAQGLAVAPEQRFASMEALLAALERDPEAGRKKLAGRSIAVVAGLFLGVGVAWVRPTPCSGAPKLFARVWGPTQKAAVAEAFEKSGAKDADGAFDRVERALDAYASEWSRMHRQACEATRVTGEQPEAHLALRMSCLDRRLRAVDALGAELAHADVALVQRSAEAVDSLRGVSGCANVEALSAAVPPPEDQAARTRVDAVRKDVAHAQALLDTGRYAQAVPVAKAAVEAAHVTHYRPVEAEALHVLGWAHHRMSQSRDARATWHEAMAAATAGRHDEVALQVATELVLGLSGDPEWFPEAHLWSAQAHALIERLGSAPDLEGRLANHEGILALNEEALDAAAEHYTRALALRERTLGPTHVDTAKVYNNLGMVMLRQGKKAEATALYQKALAIYEERLGPVHPLLAGTLTNLGFAEQESGNLPKALEWLQRAYTLQQQTLGPLNSQTLLLLHDIALVQESLGAPDRALALHRQALEGMRQGFGAESREAIDSLKALAGAEERLERDTDALAHFQEGLTLQRKVLPPEEFAVETLEEDVGRLMVAQGRPKEAVPLLRAALDSKSRSLGAEHARTIHSRTALGLAYFLLGQGDSARELLETSERVLAPLGWNPVDAAMTHFALAQALWSQPAEHARALTLAKQAEDGFTQGGSMTRRELAQVKQWIASR, encoded by the coding sequence ATGAAGACCTCCCGGCCCACTGAAGACACCGGTTCCCAGGCGCCGAACACAGGCCACCCGACGGGTGACTCCAGCGCGCCGGAGCGTCCGCTCCATGCGACGCGCGTGGGCCGCTACGTGTTGCTGGCGCGGCTGGGCAAGGGCGGCATGGGCGAGGTCTTCGAGGCCTTCGACCCGGAGCTGCGCCGCACCGTCGCCATCAAGCTCCTTCACGAGCGGCGTCTGCCTGACGAGGAGGAGGACGCCCGCGCGCTGCGGCTGGTGCGCGAGGCCCAGGCCATGGCGCGCCTGTCCCACCCGAACGTGCTCACGGTGCACGACGTGGGCACACACGAGGGCCGGGTGTTCATCGCCATGGCGCGGGTGGAGGGCGGCACGCTGCGGCAGTGGCTGCGCGAGGGGCCGCACCCGCAGCGCCAGGTGCTGTCGGTGTGTCGGGCGATGGGGCAGGGGCTCGCGGCGGCGCACGCGGCGGGGCTGGTGCACCGCGACTTCAAGCCAGACAACGTGCTGCTGGGCCGCGACGGCGGCGTCTGGGTGACGGACTTCGGCATCGCGTCCGACGCGGGCGTGGGTACGGAGGCAGGGCCCGCGGTGCCACCGGCCGCGCTGTTGGAGGGGCCGCTCGACACAAGGCTCACTGCGACGGGCGCGCTGGTGGGGACGCCCGCGTACATGGCGCCGGAGCAGTACGCAGGCCGGGGCCCGGACGCGCGCGCGGATCAGTTCAGCTATTGCGTGTCCGTCTACGAGGCGCTCACCGGTCAGCGCCCCTTCGAGGAGGGGACGCTGCGGCGCATGGCCGTCACGCTGCTGGATTCGCAGCGGGCCCCCCAGGGCGCGGTGGTGCCCCGGGTGGAGCTGGAGCCGCCCGCGCATCCATCCGTCCCTGGCTGGGTGCACCGCGTGCTCGCGCAAGGCCTGGCGGTGGCGCCGGAGCAGCGCTTCGCGTCCATGGAGGCGCTGCTGGCGGCGCTGGAGCGCGACCCGGAGGCGGGACGGAAGAAGCTCGCGGGCCGCTCCATCGCGGTGGTGGCCGGGCTCTTCCTGGGCGTGGGCGTGGCGTGGGTGCGTCCCACGCCGTGCAGCGGCGCGCCCAAGCTGTTCGCCCGCGTGTGGGGCCCTACGCAGAAGGCGGCGGTGGCGGAGGCCTTCGAGAAGAGCGGCGCGAAGGACGCGGATGGCGCCTTCGACCGGGTGGAGCGCGCGCTGGATGCCTACGCGTCCGAGTGGAGCCGCATGCACCGCCAGGCCTGTGAGGCCACGCGCGTGACGGGAGAGCAGCCGGAAGCGCACCTGGCGCTTCGCATGTCGTGCCTGGATCGGCGCCTGCGGGCGGTGGACGCGCTGGGGGCTGAGTTGGCGCACGCGGATGTGGCGCTGGTGCAGCGCAGCGCGGAAGCGGTGGATTCGCTGCGCGGCGTGTCTGGCTGCGCGAACGTGGAGGCGCTCTCCGCCGCGGTGCCCCCGCCGGAGGACCAGGCGGCGCGCACCCGCGTGGACGCCGTGCGCAAGGACGTGGCGCATGCGCAGGCGCTGCTCGACACGGGCCGCTACGCGCAGGCGGTGCCCGTGGCCAAGGCCGCAGTGGAGGCGGCGCACGTGACGCACTACCGGCCCGTGGAGGCGGAGGCGCTCCACGTCCTGGGCTGGGCCCACCACCGCATGAGCCAGTCGCGCGACGCGCGGGCTACGTGGCACGAGGCCATGGCCGCCGCCACGGCGGGACGGCATGACGAAGTGGCGCTCCAGGTGGCCACGGAGCTGGTGCTCGGATTGAGCGGGGATCCCGAGTGGTTCCCCGAGGCCCACCTGTGGAGCGCCCAGGCGCACGCGCTCATCGAACGGTTGGGCTCCGCGCCGGACCTGGAGGGACGGCTCGCCAACCACGAGGGCATCCTCGCGCTGAACGAGGAAGCGCTCGACGCGGCGGCGGAGCACTACACGCGGGCCCTGGCGCTGCGCGAGCGCACCCTGGGGCCCACTCACGTGGACACCGCGAAGGTCTACAACAACCTGGGCATGGTGATGCTGCGCCAGGGCAAGAAGGCGGAGGCCACCGCGCTGTACCAGAAGGCGCTCGCCATCTACGAGGAGCGGCTGGGCCCGGTGCATCCGCTGCTCGCGGGCACGCTCACCAACCTGGGCTTCGCGGAGCAGGAGTCAGGAAACCTGCCGAAGGCGCTGGAGTGGTTGCAGCGCGCGTACACGTTGCAGCAGCAGACGCTGGGGCCGCTCAATTCCCAGACGTTGTTGCTGCTCCACGACATCGCGCTGGTGCAGGAGTCGCTGGGCGCGCCGGACCGGGCGCTCGCGCTGCACCGGCAGGCGCTGGAGGGCATGCGTCAGGGCTTTGGCGCGGAGAGCCGCGAGGCCATTGATTCCCTGAAGGCCTTGGCGGGCGCGGAGGAGCGGCTGGAGCGGGACACGGACGCGCTCGCGCACTTCCAGGAAGGGCTGACGCTCCAGCGCAAGGTGTTGCCGCCGGAGGAGTTCGCGGTGGAAACGCTGGAAGAGGACGTGGGGCGGCTGATGGTGGCGCAGGGCCGTCCGAAGGAGGCGGTGCCGCTGTTGCGCGCGGCGCTGGATTCCAAGTCGCGCTCGCTGGGCGCGGAGCATGCGCGGACCATCCACAGCCGCACCGCGCTGGGGCTCGCGTACTTCCTGCTGGGGCAGGGCGACAGCGCGCGTGAATTGCTGGAGACCTCCGAGCGGGTGCTGGCGCCGCTGGGTTGGAACCCCGTGGATGCGGCCATGACGCACTTCGCGCTCGCGCAGGCGCTCTGGAGCCAGCCCGCGGAGCACGCGCGGGCGCTGACGCTGGCGAAGCAGGCCGAGGATGGCTTCACCCAGGGCGGCTCCATGACACGGCGCGAACTGGCACAGGTGAAGCAATGGATTGCCAGTCGTTGA
- a CDS encoding ornithine cyclodeaminase family protein: protein MPTLLLSAKDLRGLYTVELGLEAVERAFLAHGRGDALMPPKVYLSLPKYDGDFRAMPAFLDGAAGVKWVNAHPNNPRKHGLPTVRAVYVLSDPDTASPLAILDGTLLTAWRTGAAGGIASKYLAKKKPRTLGLVGCGVQARVLIDAHRALFGDLELLLADASAQAAEALQKEKGGRVVSLQEASGADIVCSATPARAPVVRREWVQAGAHINAMGADAPGKQELDPRLLVEGRVFIDDADQALHSGEVNVPLHDGLIQAEQLAGTLGEVVAGRKPGRTGTEVTVFDSTGLAVQDVALARALYDVALVKGVGQRFDLVEDA from the coding sequence ATGCCCACCCTTCTCCTCAGTGCCAAGGACTTGCGCGGCCTCTACACCGTCGAGCTCGGACTGGAAGCCGTCGAGCGTGCCTTCCTGGCGCATGGCCGCGGTGACGCGCTCATGCCCCCCAAGGTGTACCTGTCCCTGCCGAAGTACGACGGCGACTTCCGCGCCATGCCCGCGTTCCTCGACGGCGCGGCCGGCGTGAAGTGGGTCAACGCCCATCCGAACAACCCTCGCAAGCACGGGCTGCCCACGGTGCGCGCCGTGTACGTGCTCAGCGACCCGGACACCGCCTCCCCGCTGGCCATCCTGGACGGCACGCTGCTCACCGCGTGGCGCACCGGCGCCGCCGGCGGCATCGCGTCCAAGTACCTGGCGAAGAAGAAGCCGCGCACGTTGGGGCTCGTGGGCTGCGGCGTGCAGGCGCGTGTCCTCATCGACGCGCACCGCGCCCTCTTCGGGGACCTGGAGCTGCTGCTGGCGGACGCGTCCGCCCAGGCCGCGGAGGCGCTCCAGAAGGAGAAGGGCGGCCGCGTGGTGAGCCTCCAGGAGGCCTCTGGCGCGGACATCGTCTGCTCCGCCACGCCCGCGCGCGCCCCGGTGGTCCGCCGTGAGTGGGTCCAGGCCGGCGCCCACATCAACGCCATGGGCGCGGACGCTCCCGGCAAGCAGGAGCTGGATCCGCGACTGCTCGTCGAAGGGCGCGTCTTCATCGACGACGCGGATCAGGCGCTCCACTCCGGCGAGGTCAACGTGCCGCTGCACGACGGGCTCATCCAGGCCGAGCAGCTCGCCGGTACCCTGGGAGAGGTCGTCGCTGGCCGGAAGCCCGGCCGCACCGGCACCGAGGTCACCGTCTTCGACTCCACCGGCCTCGCCGTGCAGGACGTGGCCCTGGCCCGCGCGCTCTACGACGTCGCCCTGGTGAAGGGCGTGGGCCAGCGGTTCGATCTGGTCGAGGACGCCTGA
- a CDS encoding glycosyltransferase, with the protein MRREDARMGQEPLRLVQFTRSFHIGGTEVQVLELLRGLPSSYQLQVSVLEDAGPLMGSVWKLGHAPEVFSLKGSLVQPNTLLQIHRMARWLKQHRVQLVHVHDFYSSIIAVPAAKLAGAKVIVGRLDLSHWQGKARRLLHAQMTRMADHVIANAEAIRQLLMNEEGLPASRISVIHNGLDLQRFDARAAEGLKDTLPDTSGVPTVLHVANMNHPVKRQEDLLLALAMLRHEGTKLNAWFVGDGPRRPGLEKMAHELGVADGVHFLKHRTDVPALYGQATFGVLCSTAEGMSNAVMEGMAAGLPMVVTRVGGNPDLIADGERGLVVEPERPAQLAQAFRRLLANPKEARKMGKAARGFVARELSLEKMVRRHDALYRQVAGLPPG; encoded by the coding sequence ATGCGGCGTGAGGATGCGCGGATGGGGCAGGAGCCCCTCCGCCTGGTGCAATTCACCCGGTCGTTCCACATTGGCGGCACCGAGGTCCAGGTGCTGGAGCTGCTGCGAGGCCTGCCCTCCAGCTATCAATTACAGGTGTCTGTGTTGGAGGACGCCGGGCCCTTGATGGGCTCGGTCTGGAAGCTGGGGCACGCGCCGGAGGTGTTCTCACTCAAGGGCTCGCTCGTGCAGCCCAACACGCTGCTGCAGATCCACCGGATGGCCCGCTGGCTCAAGCAGCACCGCGTCCAGCTGGTGCACGTGCATGACTTCTACTCCAGCATCATCGCGGTGCCGGCCGCGAAGCTCGCGGGCGCGAAGGTCATCGTCGGCCGGTTGGACCTGTCCCACTGGCAGGGCAAGGCCCGCCGCCTGCTGCACGCGCAGATGACGCGCATGGCGGATCACGTCATCGCCAACGCGGAGGCCATCCGCCAGCTGCTCATGAACGAGGAGGGGCTGCCCGCCTCACGCATCTCCGTCATCCACAACGGCCTGGACCTCCAGCGCTTCGATGCGCGCGCGGCGGAGGGGCTCAAGGACACACTGCCCGACACCAGCGGCGTGCCCACGGTCCTCCACGTGGCCAACATGAACCACCCCGTGAAGCGGCAGGAGGACCTGCTGCTCGCCCTTGCCATGCTGCGTCATGAGGGCACGAAGCTGAACGCGTGGTTCGTGGGAGACGGGCCGCGCCGGCCGGGGTTGGAGAAGATGGCGCACGAACTGGGGGTGGCGGACGGGGTGCACTTCCTCAAGCACCGCACGGACGTTCCGGCCCTCTACGGTCAGGCCACCTTCGGCGTCCTGTGCTCCACGGCGGAGGGCATGTCCAACGCAGTGATGGAGGGCATGGCGGCGGGGCTCCCCATGGTCGTGACGCGGGTGGGCGGCAATCCGGACCTCATCGCGGACGGCGAGCGGGGCCTGGTGGTGGAGCCGGAGCGGCCCGCCCAGCTGGCCCAGGCCTTCCGCCGGCTGCTGGCCAACCCCAAGGAGGCCCGGAAGATGGGCAAGGCCGCCCGGGGCTTCGTCGCCCGCGAGCTATCCCTGGAGAAGATGGTGCGCCGACATGACGCGCTGTACCGCCAGGTGGCAGGACTGCCCCCAGGCTGA